One region of Etheostoma cragini isolate CJK2018 chromosome 16, CSU_Ecrag_1.0, whole genome shotgun sequence genomic DNA includes:
- the zdhhc8a gene encoding probable palmitoyltransferase ZDHHC8 has protein sequence MPASGADSLKASAFIPVCTAACLLLGSTSLFFVFTCPWLAVTICPAVPPCCAILFLFVLANFTMATFMDAGVLPVANEDEDKDDEFRAPLYKNVDVKGVQVRMKWCASCHFYRPPRCSHCSVCDHCVEDFDHHCPWVNNCIGRRNYRYFFLFLLSLTVHMIGVFTFGLIYVLHHIDALWKLHCTVTLVVISISGLFLIPVLGLTGFHLYLVSRGSTTNEQVTGKFQGGVNPFTRGCCNNLEYLFCSPISPNYTSRPCKKTVIQIQPPFLRPEIDRQRLVKGRDNGIQTQDLQNKRTSAGAVELSDIEQLKTLPPLPPKPDHGLLKSQLTVMDEMGHHTKSIIPVSIPTVPQLRPVLEAISRGSSPIPPEQLLKTSEQQGNHKGSDLCSETKESPGRGRQQAGLPVQTKTISSSVELNSLTLNSRSLTLKHSSRHSSKSQLPAMHGDSLGSNPPPTGIISSSSLLANHNSSLSYDLINPADPQFLAQRGAPSTSYHPHFMALGTDRTVLQQPPSHGYSPVFMGVTRQSPQPRDPSPSLQGLTSRDPSPSFQGFIERDPSPAFKGLMPKDHASQNVTSRDLTPPGLAMREMTYQCFRDSLRDLTPPGLTPQKTATARHDNFSKTIMASIHERREMEERERMLRLQARSQALYGPDVGIYDIPSRRSLPPDNIRPPGSRGPTPPAYGSREFLMSTGILGYGMRTSPLSSSSTSSLTRGPKTSSSPMQSSSSSSLQSKGRSSSPGYCPPDRHAHPLPSSTSTLPRLPSSATSSAPSNASYATAKRSSLPYSSEGKDSITLGALK, from the exons ATGCCCGTGGCTAGCTGTGACCATCTGCCCTGCTGTGCCACCATGCTGTGCcatccttttcctttttgtgctGGCCAACTTCACCATGGCAACCTTTATGGATGCTGGTGTGCTCCCAGTTG CAAACGAGGACGAAGACAAGGATGATGAGTTCCGCGCTCCACTGTACAAGAACGTGGATGTGAAGGGGGTCCAGGTGCGCATGAAGTGGTGTGCTTCGTGTCATTTCTACAGACCTCCACGCTGCTCCCACTGCAGCGTCTGTGATCACTGTGTGGAG GACTTTGACCATCACTGTCCCTGGGTGAACAACTGCATTGGGAGGCGAAACTACCGCTActtcttcctgtttctgttGTCACTGACAGTTCACATGATCGGTGTCTTCACTTTTGGCCTCATATACGTCCTGCACCACATAGACGCATTATGGAAGCTGCACTGCACTGTCAC TTTGGTAGTGATCAGTATATCTGGTCTGTTTCTTATCCCGGTCCTGGGTCTCACTGGATTCCACTTGTACCTGGTGTCCAGAGGAAGCACCACCAATGAACAA GTAACTGGGAAGTTTCAAGGGGGAGTTAATCCTTTCACTCGAGGTTGTTGCAACAACCTGGAGTATCTGTTTTGCAGCCCCATCTCTCCAAA CTACACATCGAGGCCATGTAAGAAAACAGTGATCCAGATTCAGCCTCCATTCCTGAGACCAGAGATCGACAGGCAGAGGCTAGTGAAAGGCAGGGACAACGGGATACAGACTCAGGACCTCCAAAATAAA CGAACCTCAGCCGGAGCTGTCGAGCTATCGGACATCGAACAACTGAAAACTCTACCACCGCTGCCACCAAAACCAGACCACGGCCTGCTGAAAAGCCAACTCACTGTTATGGATG agATGGGACACCATACCAAATCTATCATTCCTGTATCCATTCCTACTGTGCCGCAGCTAAGGCCAGTCCTGGAAGCCATATCCAGAGGCTCGTCCCCCATTCCTCCAGAGCAG ttgCTGAAGACATCAGAGCAGCAAGGAAACCACAAAGGTTCTGACCTCTGTTCTGAGACTAAGGAAAGCCCTGGGAGAGGCAGGCAGCAGGCCGGCCTTCCTGTCCAGACCAAAACCATCTCCAGCTCGGTGGAGCTCAACTCTCTCACTCTTAACTCCCGCTCTCTCACCCTCAAACACAGCAGTCGCCACAGCAGCAAATCCCAGCTACCTGCCATGCATGGTGACAGTTTGGGAAGCAACCCCCCACCAACGGGCATCATCAGCTCTTCCAGCCTGCTGGCCAACCACAACAGCAGCCTCTCCTATGACCTTATTAACCCTGCAGACCCTCAGTTCCTAGCTCAGAGAGGGGCCCCTTCAACCAGCTACCACCCTCACTTCATGGCTCTGGGCACAGACAGGACTGTGTTGCAGCAGCCCCCTTCTCACGGATACAGTCCCGTGTTTATGGGCGTCACCAGACAGTCTCCTCAGCCTCGAGACCCATCACCTTCTTTGCAGGGCCTCACCTCAAGGGATCCCTCACCTTCCTTCCAAGGTTTCATTGAAAGAGACCCTTCTCCTGCCTTTAAAGGGCTGATGCCAAAAGACCACGCATCCCAAAATGTAACATCCCGAGACCTCACCCCTCCTGGTCTTGCAATGCGAGAGATGACCTATCAATGTTTTCGAGACAGCCTTCGCGATCTTACTCCACCGGGTTTAACACCTCAGAAGACTGCCACTGCACGCCATGACAACTTTTCAAAAACTATCATGGCATCTATCCACGAGAGacgagagatggaggagagggagaggatgcTGCGTCTCCAAGCCAGATCCCAGGCCCTCTATGGCCCAGATGTTGGGATCTATGACATCCCCAGCAGGAGGAGTCTACCACCAGATAACATCCGACCTCCAGGCTCTCGTGGACCAACTCCTCCAGCCTACGGCTCCCGGGAGTTTCTGATGAGTACAGGCATCCTCGGTTATGGCATGAGGACCTCACctctctccagctcctccacgTCGTCTCTGACCCGAGGCCCAAAAACGTCCAGCTCTCCtatgcagagcagcagcagcagcagcctgcaAAGCAAGGGCAGGTCTTCCTCTCCGGGTTACTGCCCTCCTGACAGACATGCTCATCCACTTCCTTCCTCTACATCCACTCTGCCTCGTTTACCCTCCTCCGCCACCTCCTCCGCCCCTTCAAACGCCTCCTATGCCACCGCAAAACGATCCTCACTCCCATATTCCTCCGAGGGGAAGGACTCGATCACACTGGGAGCtctgaaataa